One window from the genome of Phycisphaerales bacterium encodes:
- a CDS encoding FAD-dependent oxidoreductase — translation MSENGQDANIEKLVIIGSGPAGWTAALYASRAQLDPLCIIGVPKQDPGPVLPGGQLMLTTDVENYPGFPEGIAGPEMMTLFQKQAERFGARVMNDDVKTVEFNKDHTEPHTLTTARGEVIRAHAVVIATGATANWLGLESELRLAQTGGGVSACAVCDGALPMFRDNPVAVIGGGDTAMEEGHHLSKFASKVYIVHRRDELRASKVMQERTLGKPNVEMVWNSVVVDVLSKKDEATGGDVIRAVVLEDTVTNERRELEVSGMFVAIGHTPATKFLRESGLEFDSAGYIDLKKRSSVTNIPGVFAAGDVADAKYRQAITAAGMGCQAALDAEHWLGEHALA, via the coding sequence ATGAGCGAGAACGGGCAGGACGCGAACATCGAGAAGCTGGTCATCATCGGCTCGGGCCCCGCCGGCTGGACGGCGGCCCTCTATGCCTCCAGGGCCCAGCTTGACCCGCTCTGCATCATCGGCGTGCCGAAGCAGGACCCCGGCCCCGTATTGCCCGGCGGCCAGCTCATGCTGACCACCGACGTCGAGAATTACCCCGGCTTCCCCGAGGGCATCGCCGGCCCGGAGATGATGACGCTCTTCCAGAAGCAGGCCGAGCGCTTCGGCGCGCGGGTCATGAACGATGACGTGAAGACGGTCGAGTTCAACAAGGATCACACCGAGCCGCACACGCTGACGACGGCTCGCGGCGAGGTCATTCGCGCCCACGCGGTCGTCATCGCCACCGGCGCAACGGCCAACTGGCTTGGCTTGGAAAGCGAACTGCGCCTCGCCCAGACCGGTGGTGGCGTGTCGGCCTGCGCGGTGTGCGACGGCGCACTGCCCATGTTCCGAGACAATCCCGTGGCCGTCATCGGCGGCGGCGATACGGCCATGGAAGAAGGCCACCACCTCAGCAAGTTTGCGTCGAAGGTCTACATCGTGCACCGCCGCGACGAGCTGCGCGCCAGCAAGGTCATGCAGGAGCGAACGCTGGGAAAGCCAAACGTCGAGATGGTGTGGAACAGCGTCGTGGTCGACGTGCTCTCCAAGAAGGACGAGGCGACCGGTGGAGACGTCATCCGCGCCGTCGTGCTCGAAGACACCGTGACCAACGAACGGCGTGAGCTCGAGGTCAGCGGCATGTTCGTGGCCATCGGCCATACGCCGGCGACGAAGTTCTTGCGTGAGAGTGGACTGGAGTTCGATTCGGCCGGCTACATCGACCTCAAGAAGCGGAGCAGCGTCACCAACATCCCCGGCGTGTTCGCCGCCGGAGACGTCGCCGACGCCAAGTACCGCCAGGCCATCACCGCCGCCGGCATGGGCTGCCAAGCGGCGCTCGACGCCGAGCACTGGCTGGGCGAGCACGCGCTGGCGTAA
- a CDS encoding ABC transporter ATP-binding protein, giving the protein MIEARNLQKSYGRVHALNGVSFDVPPGQVTGLLGANGAGKSTTIRIITGYTAPDAGWVRVKGIHASRDPIRVRQHIGYLPESAPTYGEMPVEALLRFRASLHGLRGKDRRRAVEEAIDTCVLQSVRRRRVGGLSKGYKQRVGLATAILHDPAVLVLDEPSNGLDPGQITETRSLIRRLAEGRTVLVSSHILPEIERTCDRVVILASGQPCAEGPLDELLARGDHELVCEAGFADHRSAAASARTVEAIEGVTGVVSRELDGAAVRWRIGFEPGTVSETDLRRQIGRILAKSNAEVRLLERQRASLESLFLSLMEQGPGAIEAGRVA; this is encoded by the coding sequence ATGATCGAAGCCCGCAACCTCCAGAAGAGCTACGGACGGGTGCACGCCCTGAACGGCGTGAGCTTCGACGTACCCCCGGGCCAGGTGACCGGGCTGCTGGGGGCCAATGGTGCGGGAAAGAGCACGACCATACGAATCATCACCGGATATACGGCCCCCGACGCCGGTTGGGTCCGTGTTAAGGGCATCCATGCTTCCCGGGATCCGATCAGGGTTCGCCAGCACATCGGCTACCTGCCCGAGTCGGCCCCGACCTACGGCGAGATGCCCGTCGAGGCCTTGCTCCGATTCCGGGCCTCCCTGCATGGATTGCGTGGGAAGGACCGCCGCCGCGCGGTCGAAGAGGCGATCGATACCTGCGTGCTCCAATCCGTCCGTCGCCGCCGCGTGGGCGGCCTGAGCAAGGGCTACAAGCAGCGTGTGGGGCTGGCGACGGCGATCCTGCACGATCCGGCGGTCCTGGTGCTCGACGAGCCCTCGAACGGGCTCGATCCCGGCCAGATCACCGAGACCCGCTCGCTCATCCGCCGGCTGGCCGAGGGCCGCACCGTGCTGGTCAGCAGCCACATCCTGCCCGAGATCGAGCGGACGTGCGATCGGGTGGTCATTTTGGCCAGCGGCCAGCCGTGCGCCGAGGGGCCGCTGGACGAGTTATTGGCCCGGGGCGACCACGAGCTGGTGTGCGAGGCGGGGTTCGCCGACCATCGCAGCGCTGCCGCCTCGGCGCGCACGGTCGAGGCCATCGAGGGCGTGACCGGCGTCGTGTCGCGCGAGCTCGACGGCGCCGCCGTCCGCTGGCGCATCGGCTTCGAGCCGGGCACCGTCTCCGAGACCGATCTCCGCCGCCAGATCGGCCGGATCCTGGCCAAGTCCAACGCCGAGGTCCGCCTGCTCGAGCGGCAGCGTGCGTCGCTCGAGTCGCTCTTCCTGAGCCTCATGGAGCAAGGGCCGGGCGCTATCGAGGCCGGGAGGGTCGCGTGA
- a CDS encoding response regulator, giving the protein MGDPAYTILIVGSSEAPASALEPQDEQIARVEYCAADEARQKSAELRKGGGRVVVIHQGQMLPEFSEMDRAYALLDAVNEGVCLMGPDGSIVWANAFFRTLDPEVGDRVRNAAKDSFKWLIERRDLRGRCTTRNVEIGDDESDSWYEVVISLAQGEGAGVADTRMVAVIRDVSESRRLDRKMTAIEQAGRDLVSIDPEFVRSKNAMERLSVLENRIIETAHKLLHFDHFAIRLINEKTGKLELVISEGLSPQAAELDLYPSRQGNGIAGFVASTGVSEVSNDAAHDSRFLPCLQGASSAMVVPLRLHDRVIGVLDVEAIKPGAFDEEDRRFAEHFARHLAMALRVLDLLVVERCETNATVSGRMQGELREPLDDIADIVDQMREKAEADPELAARLGRIAGDVDSIRDRMRRVAEGPRALLGVERAMAAAGHEPLIEGRRVLVADDEPAVRRVIADVLRNRGATVDVCDNGAAAIEKVREAAAAGRTFDLVISDIKMPDRNGYEVFSAARRSLPDVPVILMTGFGYDPSHSIVRASQEGLQCVLFKPFQVERLLEETRSALEKKDGDGDGAGSDSTDQPDHQTV; this is encoded by the coding sequence ATGGGTGATCCGGCGTACACCATCCTGATTGTCGGCAGTTCGGAGGCTCCCGCTTCCGCGCTCGAGCCGCAGGACGAGCAGATCGCTCGCGTGGAGTATTGCGCCGCCGACGAAGCCCGCCAGAAATCGGCCGAGCTCCGCAAGGGCGGCGGCCGCGTGGTGGTGATCCATCAGGGCCAGATGCTCCCCGAATTCAGCGAGATGGATCGTGCCTACGCCCTCCTCGACGCCGTCAACGAGGGCGTTTGTCTGATGGGGCCCGACGGCTCGATCGTCTGGGCCAACGCCTTCTTCCGCACGCTCGACCCCGAAGTGGGCGACCGCGTCCGCAACGCCGCCAAGGACAGCTTCAAGTGGCTGATCGAGCGTCGCGACCTCCGCGGCCGGTGCACGACCCGCAACGTCGAGATCGGCGACGACGAGTCCGACAGCTGGTACGAGGTCGTGATCTCTCTGGCCCAGGGCGAGGGCGCGGGCGTGGCCGACACCCGCATGGTCGCCGTCATCCGCGACGTGTCCGAGTCCCGCCGGCTCGACCGCAAGATGACCGCCATCGAGCAGGCCGGGCGAGACCTCGTGTCGATCGATCCCGAATTCGTCCGCTCCAAGAACGCGATGGAACGCCTGAGCGTGCTGGAAAATCGGATCATCGAGACGGCCCACAAGCTGCTGCACTTCGACCACTTCGCAATCCGCCTGATCAACGAGAAGACCGGCAAGCTGGAGTTGGTCATCTCCGAGGGCCTGAGCCCCCAGGCAGCCGAGCTCGACCTCTATCCCTCGCGTCAGGGCAATGGCATCGCCGGCTTCGTCGCATCGACGGGTGTGAGCGAGGTCTCCAACGACGCCGCCCACGATTCGCGGTTCCTCCCGTGCCTGCAGGGCGCCAGCAGCGCCATGGTCGTGCCGCTCCGCCTGCACGACCGCGTCATCGGCGTCCTCGACGTCGAGGCGATCAAGCCGGGCGCCTTCGACGAGGAAGACCGCCGCTTCGCCGAGCACTTCGCCCGCCACCTGGCCATGGCCCTGCGCGTGCTGGACCTTCTGGTCGTCGAGCGCTGCGAGACCAACGCGACGGTGTCTGGCCGCATGCAGGGCGAGCTGCGCGAGCCGCTGGACGACATCGCCGACATCGTCGACCAGATGCGTGAGAAGGCCGAAGCCGATCCCGAGCTTGCCGCCCGCCTGGGTCGGATCGCGGGCGACGTTGATTCGATCCGCGACCGGATGCGTCGCGTGGCCGAGGGCCCGCGGGCGCTGCTTGGCGTGGAGCGTGCCATGGCCGCCGCCGGGCACGAACCACTGATCGAGGGCCGTCGCGTGCTGGTCGCCGACGACGAGCCCGCCGTCCGCCGCGTCATCGCCGACGTGCTGCGGAACCGAGGTGCGACGGTCGACGTGTGCGACAATGGCGCCGCCGCCATCGAGAAGGTTCGCGAGGCCGCGGCCGCTGGACGGACGTTCGACCTGGTCATCAGCGATATCAAGATGCCCGATCGCAACGGGTACGAGGTCTTCTCCGCCGCCCGGCGCTCGCTACCCGACGTGCCGGTGATCCTGATGACCGGCTTCGGCTACGACCCGAGCCACAGCATCGTGCGAGCCTCTCAGGAGGGGCTGCAGTGCGTGCTGTTCAAGCCCTTCCAGGTCGAACGCCTACTGGAAGAGACTCGCTCTGCGCTCGAAAAGAAGGACGGAGACGGCGATGGCGCTGGGTCGGACTCCACCGACCAGCCCGACCACCAGACGGTGTAA